A region of Nostoc sp. 'Peltigera membranacea cyanobiont' N6 DNA encodes the following proteins:
- a CDS encoding heavy-metal-associated domain-containing protein — protein sequence MALKLKVSNIACEGCAETITESIHVMEPESKVDVDVKAKTVTVESAASDESIKQVIVAAGYTVEGY from the coding sequence ATGGCACTAAAACTGAAAGTATCAAATATTGCTTGTGAGGGATGTGCAGAAACAATTACTGAATCCATCCATGTTATGGAACCTGAGTCCAAGGTGGATGTCGATGTTAAAGCTAAAACTGTCACAGTGGAATCCGCAGCATCTGACGAGTCAATCAAACAGGTAATTGTTGCTGCTGGTTACACAGTTGAAGGTTATTGA
- the alaS gene encoding alanine--tRNA ligase — MSSNPQYLSGNEIRNIFLNFFAQRSHQILPSASLVPEDPTVLLTIAGMLPFKPIFLGQRTPDFKRATTSQKCIRTNDIENVGRTKRHHTFFEMLGNFSFGDYFKEQAIAWGWEISTQVFGFSPQNLVVSVFKDDDEAFGIWRDQIGVPIARIKRLGEDDNFWVSGPTGPCGPCSEIYYDFHPERGDENIDLEDDSRFIEFYNLVFMQYNRDASGNLTPLQNKNIDTGMGLDRMAQILQKVPNNYETDLIFPIIQTAGQIAGVDYHSSDEKTKTSLKVIGDHIRAVIHMIADEIRASNVGRGYVLRRLIRRVVRHGRLIGISGEFTTQVAETAIALSESAYPNVRQREAAIIAELQREESNFLRTLDRGEKLLEEIIQEVKQQGNTQISGESAFTLYDTYGFPLELTQEVAEENNLTVDVEGFEAQMEIQKGRGRDAHETIDLTVQGSLDKLAEHIQVTEFLGYTQPTATAKVEAILVEGVSQEEAEAGTQVQIVLDKTPFYAESGGQIGDRGYISGDGIVVRVEDVKKESDFFVHFGRIERGTLRVGDRVTAQIDPACRRRAQANHTATHLLQAALKKIVDDGISQAGSLVSFDRLRFDFNCPRALTAEEVQQIEEQVNTWIAQAHAAKVEVLPLAEAKAKGAVAMFGEKYGDEVRVIDFPSVSMELCGGTHVSNTAEIGVFKIISEAGVASGVRRIEAVSGPAILDYLNLRDKVVKDLSDRFKVKPEELPDRITSLQSELRTSQKELETLKVQLAIAKSDSLLQTAEIVGDHKIIVAQLEDVDPESLKTAAERLLQKIGNGAVVLGSVPEADKVSIVAAFSQEVNKKGLQAGKFVGAIAKICGGGGGGRPNLAQAGGRDASKLPDALAQAESDLKSALS, encoded by the coding sequence ATGTCTTCAAATCCCCAGTACCTAAGCGGTAACGAAATTCGCAACATATTCCTCAACTTCTTTGCCCAACGGAGTCACCAAATCCTCCCAAGTGCCTCTCTCGTGCCAGAAGACCCAACTGTGCTGCTAACGATCGCGGGGATGCTACCATTTAAGCCGATATTCTTGGGGCAGCGCACACCAGATTTTAAGCGGGCTACGACTTCACAAAAGTGTATCCGTACCAATGACATCGAAAATGTCGGACGCACTAAACGGCATCACACGTTTTTTGAGATGCTGGGTAACTTCAGCTTTGGTGATTATTTTAAAGAACAAGCGATCGCTTGGGGTTGGGAAATCTCCACACAAGTCTTTGGCTTTTCCCCCCAAAATCTGGTTGTCAGCGTTTTTAAAGATGATGATGAAGCCTTTGGAATTTGGCGCGATCAAATCGGTGTGCCGATAGCGAGAATTAAACGCTTGGGCGAAGACGATAACTTTTGGGTATCTGGCCCGACTGGCCCTTGTGGCCCTTGTTCCGAAATATATTACGACTTCCACCCAGAACGCGGTGACGAAAATATCGATTTAGAAGACGATTCCCGGTTTATCGAGTTTTACAACCTCGTGTTCATGCAATATAACCGCGATGCTTCCGGTAATTTAACGCCACTGCAAAACAAGAACATCGACACCGGCATGGGTTTGGATCGAATGGCGCAAATTCTCCAAAAAGTACCCAATAACTACGAAACTGACCTGATTTTTCCAATTATCCAAACAGCAGGGCAAATTGCTGGTGTTGATTACCACAGCAGTGATGAAAAAACCAAAACTTCCCTAAAAGTCATTGGCGATCATATTCGCGCTGTCATCCACATGATCGCTGATGAAATTCGCGCTTCCAACGTCGGAAGGGGTTATGTTCTGCGGCGATTAATTCGGCGCGTGGTGCGTCATGGGCGATTAATTGGAATTTCTGGTGAATTTACTACTCAAGTTGCGGAAACTGCGATCGCACTTTCTGAATCAGCTTACCCCAATGTCCGCCAACGGGAAGCAGCAATTATTGCTGAGTTACAACGGGAAGAATCCAATTTCCTCAGAACTCTGGATAGAGGCGAAAAACTCCTAGAAGAAATCATCCAAGAGGTGAAACAACAAGGAAATACTCAAATTAGTGGTGAAAGCGCATTTACCCTCTATGACACTTACGGATTTCCCCTCGAACTTACTCAAGAAGTTGCCGAGGAAAATAATCTCACAGTTGATGTTGAGGGATTTGAGGCACAAATGGAAATCCAAAAAGGACGTGGTAGAGATGCACATGAAACCATCGATTTAACTGTGCAAGGTTCCCTCGACAAGCTAGCAGAACACATCCAAGTCACCGAGTTTTTAGGCTATACCCAACCGACTGCGACGGCGAAAGTCGAAGCAATCTTAGTAGAAGGTGTTTCCCAAGAGGAAGCAGAAGCGGGGACACAAGTACAAATTGTTCTTGATAAAACGCCATTTTATGCGGAATCTGGCGGACAAATCGGCGATCGCGGTTATATCTCTGGTGATGGGATTGTTGTTCGCGTTGAAGACGTAAAAAAAGAATCTGATTTCTTTGTTCACTTTGGACGCATCGAACGGGGTACACTGCGCGTAGGCGATCGCGTCACCGCCCAAATCGATCCGGCTTGTCGCCGTCGCGCCCAAGCGAACCATACCGCAACGCACCTGTTACAAGCAGCGTTGAAAAAAATTGTTGATGATGGCATATCTCAAGCAGGTTCCTTGGTTTCCTTCGATCGGTTGCGCTTCGATTTCAACTGTCCCCGCGCGTTAACAGCAGAGGAAGTGCAACAAATCGAAGAACAGGTAAACACTTGGATTGCCCAAGCACATGCTGCAAAGGTGGAAGTATTACCTTTAGCAGAGGCGAAAGCTAAGGGTGCTGTTGCCATGTTCGGCGAAAAATACGGCGACGAAGTGCGGGTGATTGACTTCCCCAGCGTATCAATGGAACTATGCGGTGGAACTCATGTCAGCAATACGGCTGAAATTGGCGTTTTCAAGATTATCTCGGAAGCTGGTGTGGCTTCTGGGGTACGGCGTATTGAAGCTGTTTCAGGGCCGGCAATATTAGATTATCTCAACCTGCGGGATAAAGTAGTTAAAGATTTGAGCGATCGCTTTAAAGTTAAACCCGAAGAATTACCAGACAGAATTACAAGTCTGCAAAGCGAACTCAGAACTAGCCAAAAGGAATTGGAAACCTTGAAGGTACAATTAGCGATCGCTAAATCTGACAGCTTGCTACAAACAGCCGAAATTGTAGGCGATCATAAAATTATCGTCGCCCAATTAGAAGATGTCGATCCAGAATCATTAAAAACCGCAGCCGAACGCTTATTGCAAAAAATCGGTAACGGTGCAGTGGTACTGGGTTCTGTTCCCGAAGCCGACAAGGTAAGCATAGTTGCAGCTTTTAGTCAAGAAGTCAACAAAAAAGGTTTGCAAGCTGGTAAATTTGTCGGTGCGATCGCTAAAATCTGCGGTGGTGGCGGTGGCGGCAGACCAAACTTAGCCCAAGCTGGCGGAC